In the genome of Streptomyces sp. Tu 3180, the window GGGGGAGAAGGTGTGCTCGACGCGGGCGCGGACCTTGCGATGCTGCGCGTTGTCCTCCTCCTCGTCCTTGGGCAGGGGTCGTCCGGGGCGTTTGCGGTGCGGGACGATCAGTCCGGTGTTGACGTGGGTGCCGTCGCCGAGCACCGTCACGCCCTCGCAGTGCTCGGCCAGGCCGGAGTCCCGCCGGGCTTTCGCGTCCGCGGTCGTGCCGGGCACCGGCCGGGCCGCGGCCACCACCAGGCGGAACTCGGCGTCCACGATGACCTGCACGCTCGCCGAGAACCGGGAGTCACGAGAGGACGCTCCGATCTTGCGGTCGCGGACCGGGACGAGGGTGCCGTCCACGATCCACAGCCGCTCGGCTGCTTCCCGGGAAGCCCGGGCCGGCTCGAGCGCGAGCAGCGGACCGAGCCTTTGGATCGCCCGGCACACGGTCGCCGGCGAGACGCCGAACAGTGGGGCGCGCTGCCGCATGGTGAGGTTCGTGCGGCGGTACACGGCCACCAGCAGCACCCGCTCGGCCGGCGGAAGCCGCCACGGACGGCCCCGCCCGCAGTCCTCGCCACCGCGTTCCCGCACCGCCCTCAGCAGCCGGCCGAACCGATCCGCCCGCAGGCCCGTGAACGTCTCCACCCACACCCGCTCGACCGTCAAGGCCCCAGCCATACAACGGAGATGCCCTGTTCACGGCCTTCTGCAACGCCCTTCAGGCCGGTACGACCCTGAGAGGCGCCTTCAGTACGTCGGCCGCACCACCACCCTCGCCAAGGCGGCCGGTACGGCGGTCGCCGGGATGCTCCACCGGGCCCGGCCCGGGCATCCGTGGACGGGGCTGGTCGTTCGCCACCGGGTGGGGCAGCAGGGAGACGCTGGACGTCACGCTGGTGGAGCCCGAACCGGTGGTGGAAATCGGCGTCGACGTCGCCCACGACGCCTGCGGCCGCCGGCGGGACGCTGCACGCTGGCATCGGCCGCCCCCGACCTCTCCCCTACCGACGCCCCCGCTGGTCACCGGCGAACTGACAGCGGCACGCGAGATTGGCCATGCCGTCGACGAGAAGCGCGCTCGGCAAATCCTGCGCGACCTCGCCGCGGACGGCATCCTCCAGCGCCTGGACACCGATCGAGCTGTCTACCGCCCTGCTGACGGCCCGGAACAGTAGGTCAGCGGGAGGCCGCCCGCCCGGCGCCGGGCCAACCCTCGATGTCCTAGTACTGCAACGGTGTTTGTGTTGATTGCTGACCAGTTCAGGGACTGTGTCCGCGTCGCTTGTAGTGACTGACGCGGGCTTGGTGCTGGCGTCGTCGTCGCCAGGTCGACCAGTGCAGGATGTGATCGACCGGGGTGGGCCGGCGATTGGTGAGGCGGGTGATCAGGCGTCGGATCTCGGCGAGGCTGAGGTGGATGAGCTGGGAGGATCCGTTTCTGCTTTCTCCGCATCCAGCTGGCGGGCGCGCAGGACGGTCAGGCAGGCGTGGGCGGCCATGGCCAGGGTCATGTGGCGGTGCCAGCCGGGATAACGGCGGACCTGGTAGTCGTCCAGGCCGCACTCCTGCTTCGCGCTCTGGAAGCACTCCTCGATCGCCCAGCGGCTGCCCGCGATGCGGATCAGCTCGTCCAGGGTCGTGCCGGCCGGGCAGTAGGCGATGTAGTAGGAGATCTCCTCGGGGCGGCTGACGCTGCGGCGGGCCAGCACCCAGTGCCGGCGGTCCTCGCGGTGCCAGGGCCTCACCTCGACGCGGGCCCAGTCGTAGATCCGCCGGCCGTGGGCGCCCTCGCCGCAGGAACGGCGCTTCCACTTCTGCCGCGGCAGGCCGGGAAACAACTCGTGGACGGAGTGATCGATGGACCACCGGGTGACGACGGTGTCGTGGCGGGTGGTGGCCATGACGTGGAAGACGTCCGCCTGCTCCAGCTCGGAGCGCCAGCCCTTGGAGAAGCCGTAGGCGGCGTCCGCGGTCACCCACCGGAACGGGATGCGATCGGCGATCGCGCGGCGGACCATCGCCTTGGCCATGGCCACCTTGGTGGCGAAGGCCACCTCGTCGCCGATGCCGGCCCGCCGGCACCGTTCCCGGTCCTCCGTCCAGGACGTGGGCAGATACAACCGGCGGTCGATCAACGTCCTGCCGCGAGCGGTCGCATAGCCGAGGAAGACGCCGACCTGGCAGTTCTCCGTCCGCCCGGCCGCGCCGGAGTACTGCCGCTGGACCCCGGCCGAGCGCGTCCCCTTCTTCAGGAAGCCGGTGTCGTCCACGATCAGCACCGCGTCCTGGTCGCCGAGATGCTCGACGACGTAGTCCCGCACGTCGTCGAGGACCTCATCGGCGTCCCACTCGATCCGGTTCAGCATCCGCTGGATACGGTCCGGACCCTCATGACCGGCCTCCTCCGCCAGCGTCCAGCCGTTCTTGCGCTGCAGCGGAGCGATCAGCCCCCGCATATAGGCCAGCGCCGACTCCCGCGGCTCCGACCTGCTGAACCGGTGCACGAACCGCTCATGCAGAGCATCCAGCTCACCTGCCCACAACCTGACATCAGCAAGGTCCCCACCCATAACCACACCAACGACCCACCTGGCCAACAGTCACGGCAAGCACCGTTGCAGTACTAGGGAACGTCTTGCCGATCATGTGTCGAGCCAGATGAGTGTGCTGGCCAGGGTGATCGCGGCGCGGTAGCGGCCGGGTTGTTTGTCGTAGCGGGTGGCGATGCCGCGCCACTGCTTGAGGCGGTGGAAGCAGCGTTCGACGACGTTACGACGCCGGTGGACGGCCCTGTCGAAGCCGCAGGGCCGTTCGCGGCGTCGTGCCCGGCCTGCGAGTTGGTCGACGCGCTCGGGGATGGTCGCTTTGATTCCTCGTCTGCGCAGGTAGGCGCGGAAGGTGCGGGCTGAGTAGCCCTTGTCGGCCACGACTCGTTCGGGCCGTCGACGGGGGCGTCCCGGCCCGGGCCCGGCAACGCGGATGGCGTCGATGACGGCCTCGGCCTGGGTGCGGTCGTTGCGGGTGCCGGCCGTGACGACAAAGGCCAGCGGCCGTCCCCGTCCGTCGCAGGCGAGGTGGATTTTGCTGGTCAGCCCGCCGCGGGAGCGTCCGAGTCCTCGTTCCTCGAGCCCCCTTTGGCGGCGGTGTGCTGGTGGGCCCGCACGATCGTGGAGTCCAGTGCGACCAACCAGTCCACCTCGGCCTGGCCCTGGGCCGCAGCCAGGAGCCTGTCGAAGGTGCCGTCGGCGGCCCAGCGGGCGAAGCGCCCGTGAACGGTCTGCCAGGGTCCGAACCGCTCGGGCAGGTCCCTCCAGGGCACACCGGTGCGGAACTTGAACACGATGCCTTCCAGCACCTGGCGGTGATCGCGCCACCTGCCCCGGGCACGGCCCGCCGGCGGCAGTAACGGCTCGATCACCACCCACGCGGCCTCAGATATCTCCCCATCCCTCACGATCAGTCCAACGATCGGATGATCGGAAAGACACTCCCTAGTACTGCAACGGTGCTTGCCGTGACTGTTGGCCAGGTGGGTCGTTGGTGTGGTTATGGGTGGGGACCTTGCTGATGTCAGGTTGTGGGCAGGTGAGCTGGATGCTCTGCATGAGCGGTTCGTGCACCGGTTCAGCAGGTCGGAGCCGCGGGAGTCGGCGCTGGCCTATATGCGGGGGCTGATCGCTCCGCTGCAGCGCAAGAACGGCTGGACGCTGGCGGAGGAGGCCGGTCATGAGGGTCCGGACCGTATCCAGCGGATGCTGAACCGGATCGAGTGGGACGCCGATGAGGTCCTCGACGACGTGCGGGACTACGTCGTCGAGCATCTCGGCGACCAGGACGCGGTGCTGATCGTGGACGACACCGGCTTCCTGAAGAAGGGGACGCGCTCGGCCGGGGTCCAGCGGCAGTACTCCGGCGCGGCCGGGCGGACGGAGAACTGCCAGGTCGGCGTCTTCCTCGGCTATGCGACCGCTCGCGGCAGGACGTTGATCGACCGCCGGTTGTATCTGCCCACGTCCTGGACGGAGGACCGGGAACGGTGCCGGCGGGCCGGCATCGGCGACGAGGTGGCCTTCGCCACCAAGGTGGCCATGGCCAAGGCGATGGTCCGCCGCGCGATCGCCGATCGCATCCCGTTCCGGTGGGTGACCGCGGACGCCGCCTACGGCTTCTCCAAGGGCTGGCGCTCCGAGCTGGAGCAGGCGGACGTCTTCCACGTCATGGCCACCACCCGCCACGACACCGTCGTCACCCGGTGGTCCATCGATCACTCCGTCCACGAGTTGTTTCCCGGCCTGCCGCGGCAGAAGTGGAAGCGCCGTTCCTGCGGCGAGGGCGCCCACGGCCGGCGGATCTACGACTGGGCCCGCGTCGAGGTGAGGCCCTGGCACCGCGAGGACCGCCGGCACTGGGTGCTGGCCCGCCGCAGCGTCAGCCGCCCCGAGGAGATCTCCTACTACATCGCCTACTGCCCGGCCGGCACGACCCTGGACGAGCTGATCCGCATCGCGGGCAGCCGCTGGGCGATCGAGGAGTGCTTCCAGAGCGCGAAGCAGGAGTGCGGCCTGGACGACTACCAGGTCCGCCGTTATCCCGGCTGGCACCGCCACATGACCCTGGCCATGGCCGCCCACGCCTGCCTGACCGTCCTGCGCGCCCGCCAGCTGGATGCGGAGAAAGCAGAAACGGATCCTCCCAGCTCATCCACCTCAGCCTCGCCGAGATCCGACGCCTGATCACCCGCCTCACCAATCGCCGGCCCACCCCGGTCGATCACATCCTGCACTGGTCGACCTGGCGACGACGACGCCAGCACCAAGCCCGCGTCAGTCACTACAAGCGACGCGGACACAGTCCCTGAACTGGTCAGCAATCAACACAAACACCGTTGCAGTACTAGAGGCTGGCCATGGCCAAGGTGGTGACCAGCTGCCCAGCGTCTAGGTGGTGGGTGAGGTCGAGACCGCTGTCGAGCATGATGAGGACAGCGTGATGCCGGGCGGCGGGGATGGCTGCGATCTGGTCTCCGTCGCGGTTGACCCTGATGGTCGCTGGCTTCTTGCCTGGGTGGGTCAGGGTGACCGGCCCGTCTCCGGTGCCCGGGCCTACCCGTGCAAGAGGGACAGTCACGGGACGGCCCCGCAGCAGTTCGTTGAGCGGGTTGGCCGGCTTGCTCACGTAGTCGAGGAGGTCCTCGACCTCGTACGTGTTGGCCTGGTACGCCGTGACCCAGCCGTCGATCTGCTGATCGGCGAGCCAGGTGCGGAGCTCGCCGGAACTGATGCGGGCATCTGTCGCGGCGCGGCCGGTCTGATGGGCCAGGCGGCGTGAGGTGATGCCGGAGGTGAGCAGGGTGACCGTCTGCTCGGTATCGACGCCGTGCCGGATGTGCCAGGCCGTGTGTGCGAACAGGCGGGGCGTGGTGGGGGTAAGCAAGGGGTGGGTGTTGACGAGGTCGGCCAAGGCGCCGACTGTCCAGCTGATCGCGTGCTCGAAGACCTTGCTGATGCTGTGCACGGCCTGCTCCAGCGGCCGCGGATCGGACGGCTCACTGCCGGGCATCCAGGTGCGGGCCGGTTCCGGGATGGAGGTGCCGGAGATCCAGTCCCGGATCGCGCCGCTGATCGGCACGTCGGCAGCGAAGCC includes:
- a CDS encoding IS701 family transposase, translating into MGGDLADVRLWAGELDALHERFVHRFSRSEPRESALAYMRGLIAPLQRKNGWTLAEEAGHEGPDRIQRMLNRIEWDADEVLDDVRDYVVEHLGDQDAVLIVDDTGFLKKGTRSAGVQRQYSGAAGRTENCQVGVFLGYATARGRTLIDRRLYLPTSWTEDRERCRRAGIGDEVAFATKVAMAKAMVRRAIADRIPFRWVTADAAYGFSKGWRSELEQADVFHVMATTRHDTVVTRWSIDHSVHELFPGLPRQKWKRRSCGEGAHGRRIYDWARVEVRPWHREDRRHWVLARRSVSRPEEISYYIAYCPAGTTLDELIRIAGSRWAIEECFQSAKQECGLDDYQVRRYPGWHRHMTLAMAAHACLTVLRARQLDAEKAETDPPSSSTSASPRSDA